GCGATGAGTTGCGGCAGGTCAGTTTTGCCGAAGCACTCCGACTGCTCTTGAGCCATCTGGAGCAGGTGTTGAAGACTTTCGCCGAACTCCCGACCGCCTCGCTAAGGGGGATGCTGGAGGCGTTCATGGCTCAGATACCGGCCATGTTGCGACGAGCAACGCTACTTCCGGCCCATGTTTTTTGAAAGATCAATTTGATTTCAAGGCTTTAGGCCCTGTCATGCTGCTGCGAAAGTTGAGTTAATATCCTTCTAACAGCGCTTTGCCCCGGGGGGGGAGTTTTTAAAAATGAAAAAAATCGTCGTTATCGGCCTATCGTTGATGCTTTTCTGTTTCATTACAGGCGGTATCTATATCGTAAAATCGATATTCGATGTCACAAACAAATTGGAAAAGGTTATTTCTTTTCAAAGAGTCGAAATTCTTCGCGACAACCTCGTTCACCACATCAAATCCGCACAATCCGACCTCCTCCTGCAAGGCTCACCCCATCAAAGCGAAACGGATGCTACGGTCCAATATACAAGCGAAATTGAAACCGTTTCGAATCTCTGCCTGGATTGCCACCACTCTTTCGACGTAACCTTTCTGCTCAAAAACCTCAAGGAAGACATCCAGGAATATCTGGCTCTCATCAGCCGCACCTTGACGATCCAAGGCAACCCTCAGCTTTTGGCACAGGCCAGAACCGAGGCTTTTGCCAACGGCGAACGTCTGCTCGACCAGGTAACGTCCCTGTCGATTGCCTCCGCCCACAAAATTTCCAGCCGGATCGATAAGATTCGGGAAGACATCAACAAGACAAATAATTTTCTGATCGCATGTATCATCCTCGGCCCGATCCCCATCCTTTTTTTGGTTTTCTTTCTTTTCCAACGATTCAAAGGCTCAATCGATATTCTGGTCACATCGACCAGTGAGTTGGGCAAAGGCGATCTGAACTATCGGATCGACAAACCGCTGAAAGATGAATTCGCGATTTTAGCGGAATCTTTCAACTCCATGGCGGCCTCGCTTTCCATCGAAAGAGAAAAATTCACCTCGGCCAACACCCTCTATCAGACTCTTTTCGAAAGTGCCGGCGATTCCATCATGATCACCAGCCTGGAAAACGGATCAACGGGACAGATCATTTCGGCGAACCGCGCGGCTTGCGAGATGTACGGCTACTCGGTCGACGAATTGTTGGGGATGAAGATTTTTTCCCTGAGTCCCGAAAAAGAAATCGAAGAGGTCATCGCGAAAATAAAGACCGTCTTGACGGGAGAGTGGGTCAGATCGCGATTGAAACGTCGGCGGAAAGACGGCACCCTTTTTTGGGCGGATACCAGTTTCGGCCTTCTTCACCTTGGTCAGAAGAAATTCCTGCTCTCTTTCTGCAAGGACATCAGCGAAAGTCTACGCGCCGAAGAGGAACAACAGCGGGCCAATCAGATGGCCCTGGTCGGGCAAATGGCCGCCGGTCTTGCCCATGAGATCAAGAATCCCCTCGCCGGCATAAAAGTCGGGCTCGATGTTCTGAAGGGAGATCTCGATTTAAAAGCCGAAGACCGGGAAGTCTTTGCTCGGGTCATCAATGAGGTGGCGAGAATGGAGCGGCTTCTACGCGTCCTGCTCAACTACGCCCGGCCTCCGGAACCCCAATTCGATCTGGTCGACCTGAATGTGCTGCTGGACAACTCCATTCGCAACGCGGAAATGTCCGTCCTTCAGGATCCCGCTAAAAAAATAATTTTCAAGAAAGATTTCTTGCCGAATCTCCCCTTGGTCAATGCCGACTCCACGCAATTACAGCAAGTTTTCCTGAATATCCTGCTCAATGCCGCGGACGCCATCGAAGGCGAAGGGGTCGTTACGACAGTGACGCGCACGGATGGGGACGACGCCGTACTCATTGAACTTCTGGACACCGGACACGGCATCGACGGCGCGACCCTTGAAAAAATTTTCAACCCGTTCTTCACCACGAAACGCAAAGGAACAGGATTGGGATTGTCGATCTGCAAACGGCTGGTCGAGCAGCAACACGGGACGATCGAAGCGACCAGCCGCGTCGGCGCGGGAACCCGATTCATCATCAGGATTCCAACCGCGCAAAATAAAGGAAACGTGAGTCATGGGTAGCAAAGGCCGGATTTTTCTCGTCGATGACGACGAACTGATCATCTCCATGCTTTCCCGGGCACTGCAGAAAGAGGGTTACGAAACATCGCTGCTGAATTCCTCCGAGCAGGCCGTGGAGAAGATCCGGGCCTGGCAGCCCCATGCCCTGCTCTTGGACGTCGACCTGGGCGGCGGGCCCAGCGGCCTGGACCTGCTGGAGATGCTGCAAGCCGAAGGGGTGGATTTTCCGATCGTCATGCTGACCGCCGACGATTCCGCCGAATCGGCGGTTCGGGCCATGCGCCATGGCGCGGCGGACTATCTCAACAAACCGTTCAATATCGAAGAAGTCAAAATTGTCCTCGAAAAACTGCTCGCCAATTCGCGCCTCAAAAACGAGGTTCGCTACCTGAAGGAGTCGACCGCTGCGACCCTGGGGCGAATGTTCATCGGGGAATCTCCCGTGACCCAAAACGTTCTCAAAACCACCCGGAAGATGGTCGAGGCGGGCGTTCAATCGATTCTGATCACCGGCAAATCGGGTTCCGGGAAAGAGGTTCTGGCGCGCAACATCCACTACTGGCGCTTTGGTTCACAAAAAGATTTCGAAAGCATCCCCTATATCGCCGTCAACTGTACCGCCCTGCCCGAAAGCCTGATCGAGGGGGAACTTTTCGGCCATGCCAAGGGCGCGTTTACCGATGCGAAAGCCGATAAAAAAGGGGTTTTTGAACTGGCCGAAGGCGGCACTTTGCTGCTCGACGAAATCGGCGACATGCGCCTCGATTTGCAGGGGAAACTGTTGCGGGTTCTGGAAGAACGGACGGTTCGTCGCATCGGCGGCCAAGTCGATCTGCCGATCGATGTCACGATTATTGCATGTACCAACCGGGACCTGAAGAAAGCGGTGGAAGATGGAATTTTTCGGGAGGATCTTTACTATCGGTTGAATTCTTTCGCGATCCAATTGCCGACCTTGAGCCAGAGGGGAGAAGACATTCTTCTTCTGACCCGGCATTTTTTGGAGAAGTTCGCCCAGAAGTACTCGAAAAAGCCGATCCAAAACATTTCCAAAGACGCGGAGAAGTTGCTGAGGGAATATCCCTGGCCCGGGAATGTGCGGGAGCTGCGCAATGTCATCGAGCGGTGCGTGGTTCTGGAGAACACCGACACCCTCTCCGCCGACCAGCTGCCTCTGGACATTGGCGGCAAGGAAAGCAGCCGGGGCGAGCGGCGGAAAAGATTCCACATCGTCCTCCCCGAAGAGGGGATTTCCCTGGAAGTGGTAGAACGCGAACTGATGCGCCTGGCCCTGGAGCGCACGAACGGCAACATGACCAAGTCGGCCAAGCTGCTCCAGGTCAGCTACGATACCTTCAGATATCAGGCGAAAAAGTACGACTTGACTTAAAAGACCCCTGGCAAACGCCCTTGAATCGTTACGGGCGGGATCTTTCCGGTGGTTCTTAATTACGAGTTTCGCGAAAAAATGGTCTTTCAAGTTTCACGGCTGCAACGCCTAACCTCTTGTTCCTTCTAGACAAAACTCTCAAGAATTACAGCGCAGCGGAGAGGCCTTTTGAAAATCTTCGGCAAATTGATGTTGGCGTTCGGGGGAATCGCGTTGATCTGTACGCTGGTCGGCGCTACGGGACTTTTGAGCCTGCAGAAAATCAACCGGCAGCTTTCCGATATTGCCGAGGTTCACCTGCCGGCAATCGACTCCCTGCGGACCATTATGGAAGCGCAGAATGCCATCCGCTCGGTAGAACGCACCATTCTCTTGCCGACGCTGGGACTGGAAGCGCGTCTGACCGAACTGGGAAACCTTGAGAAAAACTGGGACTTGGCAAAACAGGGGATGGAGCGGTTCGAAACCATCCCTAAATCACCGGAGATTGCCGCGCTGTGGCAAGAGGCCAGAGAGAGTTGGGAACGCTGGGCTTTGCAACATACCCGGTTGGTCAATCTGGTGGTCCTGGTCAAAGACGATCAGGTGCAGAGGCTCGAATCGGAATTCAACAATCACTGGCATGACTATGATCTTTGGAAAATCGAGCTTGAACGATCCGTCTATCGCGGACTTCCCTTCACAGGGGAACTGGATCCGGAAAAGACCGGGCTTGGACAATGGCTCCACGCGGCTTCTCCGAAAACTCCGGAATTTGCCGAGGCGCTTCCCGACCTGACCGAATCGCACCACCAAATCCATCAAAAAGCGGCGCGAATTATCGATGCCTTGCGTGCCGGGAACATTGCAACCGCTCGAAATCTCTTCGAGAAGGAATTCATCCCCCAGGACGATGAAATCAGAGAAATCCTCGATTACCTCCGGATCATTCTGCAGTCCAATATTGCCCTGATCGACTCGGCGGCCGATATCGGTTTCGGTAAGGACCAGGTCGCTTTTCAGGAAACGAGCGCCGCCCTGGAAGCCCTGGCGAATCACTATCGCACCCAATCCGAAGAGGCTCAGCGCTCCGCCGACGGAATCGTCCTTGCCGGATCGATCACCGTCCTTTTGGCCTTGCTGTTTGGCGGACTTTTCGCTCTGGTTTGTGGATACCTGATTGCGCGGAGTGTTGCCCGCCCCCTGCGGGAAGCCTCGCAGATGCTTCTCGACATGGAACAGGGTTGCATGAGCAGGCAACTGCAAATGCAGCGCCGCGACGAGATCGGTCTGATGGCCCAGGCCATGAACTCGATGATCCGCAGCATGCAGCGTTTTCTCGGGGTGATTCAAAAAACCGTCAGCGGTGTGAAAACGAATGCCGCTGATCTGCAAAAGGTTTCGGCGATCATCAGCCAAGGAACCAGCCGACAGAACCGGGAAGGGAGCCTCGCTTTGGCTGCCGTCGAAGAGATGGAACAGATTGCCGTCGATCTCAGCCACAAGGTTGAGTCTTTGACCGGCTCTCTCAACAGCTCTTCCTCCTCCGCCCATGAGATGGCGAGCAGCATTTGCGACGGTTCGGAAATGGCGAACCGGCTATCCCAGGAAGTGGAGAGCATCACCACGGCCCTTCAGCAGATGAAGTCCAGCATGGGCGAAATCGCGCAGGTACTTAAAGACTTTTCCGGCTCATCGCAACAGTTTGCCGTCGTGGCCAACGAACTGGCCCTTTCGGGGGAAAGTGTCGGGCTACTGGCCGTCGAATCGACCACCCTTGCCGACAGCGTTTCCGCCTTGGCGACAAACAAGGGGGGGCCAGCCCTTAAGCGCATGATGGAAATTTCCCGAAGCAACCGCGAAACGGTTTCGGCCTACGGTCAGCGTGTGACCCGTCTCGGCGAAAAATCCAAAAACATCGGCCAGGTCCTTGAGGTTATCCGCAACATGTCCGAACAGACGAATCTGCTTGCCTTGAACGCTGCTATTATTGCCGCTCAAGCCGGCGAGAACGGTCGAGGTTTTGCCGTGGTTGCCGAGGAGATCCGCGATTTGTCGGAAAACACCAAGGCCAGCATCGAGCAGATCGAGGACCTGATCGAGGCCGTCCAGAGCGAGGTAAAATCGACCATCGATTCGATTACGAAGATTCACGCCGGGGCGGACAGCAGCATCGATGCGGCCCGGGAAGCCGATGCCATCCTCAAGCAGGTGATCGACTGCTCATCCCAGTCGCTGGAAAAGGCCCGACAGATTGCCGAAGCCGCCAACATTCAAGTCGAGCGCAACCGGAACATGCATCAGGAAGCGGATCGACAAGCCAAGCAGATCAAAAAGATCGAACATACGGTAGATGAGCAGAACCGGGGAGCCGAAGCCGTCATTCAAGCCGCGGAAGAAGTTCGCGGCATCTCTTTACAACTGCGAAACAGCACGCGCGAGCAAGCCAAAAGCAGTGCCGTCATTTCTCGCGCCCTCTCTGAAACCCATGAATTTTCCGAAGGGATCAGACTGGCGGCGGAGACGATGGAAAAGAGCGCCGGCCAGGTGGTCGTCTCTCTGGCCAGCATTTCCGACGTCGCCGCAGAAAATCTGGGCAGTGCCCAATCCCTCGAAAAAGTCATGGTTCGCTTGCACGACCTCACCGAAGAGATCGTTCCGGAAGTCGCACGCTACCGGTTGCCTGAAAAAATGGATAATTGAGCGTTTGAAGACATCGCCGTCCGTTGCTGCTCAACGGATGGCGTATTTTCTCTCGATGAACGAGAAAATTCATAATTTCCCTGGCCCCATACACCCTGAATAAAATCGACATACACCCTAAATTTGTCTTATTCACCATTGATTTCGGCATCTTAGTGTATTTTTAAGCCGTTTTAATGAATGGTGAATAACGAGAAGAAGTATATTTTATTCATACGATTTAACCCCGCCACCATCCCTCCCCAGCTCCTTCAGCCAAAATAAATCCTAGTTATTTCAGCATATTATAATTTTTTTAAGTTTATTCTCAGGTTTGGCATGCTCCTCGCTATATAGAAAGACAACAGCAAGGCACAACGGCCTTGGAAAGGAGCACATCATGAAACGCACTCTCTCGACCCTGATTCTCACCACCGCCTCGGCTTCCACCGCTTTTGCTTCCGGCGCAGCCGAAGGTTCCGGCTTCAGCTTGGTAACCATCGTTTTCTTGGGCTTCTTCGCCCTGATCATCGCGACCCAGCTGCTGCCCGGCCTAGCCCTCTTCATCACCGGCGCCAAGGGCATCTTCGGCAAGGGGAACAAGGAAGCCGGCAGCCACCGCTAACAAACGAGCAACGAACCCGAATCCATCGGATCTCATACTAAAAAGGAGAACATCATGAACGCCATCGCCCGCATCGCCGCCGCCACCGCTCTTCTGTCGACCGTCGCCACCTCCGCTTTCGCCGCTACCGGCGCCGCTTCCGGCGGGGGCCTGCTGATCTGGTTGTTCCTCGGCTTCCTCGGCTTGGTTGTCGCTACCCAACTGGTTCCCGCCATCATGATGTTGGTTGGCATCGTCCAAGGCGTGGCGGGTAGCAGCGCCGCCGACCAGTCGGTCCGGTAAGCACGAAATACTCCGATTTCACTCGAAAGCCGAAGCCTATGCTTCGGCTTTCGCCGTTTCGGGCATGAGAAAATGGCTTTCCGAGAGGTGCGGCTGTGTTAGTATCGGCGGGTCAGCCCTTTTCTTCGCGACCCCAACCTATTTACGAGCCGTCCATGACCGATAAAAACCTTCTTTTGCGTCAACTCCCCGCCGTCGACCGCATTCTCAGTGCTCCCGCCATGCAGTCCCTGGCCGCGACCTGCCCCCATGTGCTGCTGCTGGAAGCGGCCCAGGAGACGGTCGCCGACCTGCGCCGGGCCATCCTCGACGGCGGCGCCACGACCGAGTTGACCATCGATGCCGTTGCCGAACAGGCCGCCCGCCGCGCCGAGAATAAGCAGGAACCCTCCCTGCGGCCGGTGATCAATGCCACCGGCACCCTGCTGCACACCAATCTCGGCCGCGCCCCTTTGAGCGCGGCGGCGCTGGCGGCCATCACCGCCATCAGCCGCTCCTATTCCAATCTCGAACTCGACCTGACGACGGGCAAGCGCGGTCATCGCTTCTCCCATGTGGAGGAGTTGCTCTGCCGTCTGACCGGCGCCGAGGCGGCGGCGGTGGTCAACAACAACGCCGGCGCGGTGCTGCTCGCCCTGACCGCTCTGGCCAAGGGGAAAGAGGCCATCGTTTCGCGGGGAGAGATGATCGAGATCGGCGGGGCGTTTCGCATCCCCGAGGTGATGGAGGCGGGCGGGGTCAGACTGCGCGAGGTGGGGACAACCAACAAGACCCATCTCAAGGATTACGCTGGGGCGATCAATGAGGAGACCGGCCTGCTGCTGAAGGTGCACACCAGCAACTACCGTATCGTCGGCTTCACCGAGGAGGTGCCGGCGGCGGCGATGGTCGAACTGGCCCACGGCCACGGCCTGCCGGTGATGGAGGATCTGGGCAGCGGAATGCTTATGGATCTCACCCCCTTCGGCCTGCCCCGGGAACCGACGGTACGCGAAGCGGTGGCGGCGGGAATCGACGTCGTCACCTTCAGCGGCGACAAGCTCCTCGGCGGCCCCCAGGCGGGGATTCTCGTCGGCACCCGCGCCGCCATCGACAAGATCCGCCACCACCCCCTGGCCCGTGCCCTGCGCATCGACAAGCTGACCCTGGCGGCGCTCGAAGCGACTTTGGCATCCTACCTCGACGAGCGGCGGGCGCTGACGGAACTGCCGGTGCTGCGCATGTTGAATATGTCGGCGGCGGAAGTGGAAGAGCGCAGCCGCGCTTTTGCCGAAAAACTCGGTGCGGCCCTTGGCGCGGCGGCAGAGATCGCCGTGATCGAAGAGCCTTCGGCCATCGGCGGCGGCGCCCTGCCCCTGACCGAACTCCCCGGCTTCGCCGTCGCCCTGACCCCGCAAGGGGTCAGCGTCGACCTCCTCGCCCTGCGCCTGCGCCAGGGCAAACCGCCGGTGGTCGGCCGCGTTCAGGACAACCGCCTGCTCCTCAACCTGCGCACCATCCTCCCCGACGAAGAACCGCACCTCATCGACGCCTTGCGCGCGGCGCTCCTTTACTGACCGCCGACGCGGCGCCATAAAAACAACGGGGGCGGCATCCGCATGGATACCGCCCCCGTAATTTCATCAGCCTTTTTATTACATCAGACGCTGCGGCCGCCGGACATGGCCTGCAGCCGAGCGATGCGCTCTTCCATCGGCGGATGGGTGGAGAAGAGCTTGGCCAGCGAAGCCCCCTTCAGGGGGTTGACGATGAACATGTGCGAAGTCGCCGGGGTCGCCTCGTTCATCGGCACCCGCTGGGACGCCAGTTGCAGTTTGTTCAGGGCGCTGGCCAGGGCCAGGGGATTGCCGCAGATCTTCGCCCCGGAGGCGTCGGCCAGATACTCCCGACTGCGCGAGACCGCCATCTGGATGAGCATCGCCGCCATCGGCGCGATGAAGGCCATGGCCAGGCCGCCGAGCATGCTTCCGCCCCCTTCCTCGTCGTCGCTGTTGCCGCCGCCGAAAATCGCTGCCCATTGCAGCATGTTGCCGAGCATGGCGATGGCCCCGGCGAAGGTCGCGGCGATGGTCGAAATGAGGGTATCGCGATTCTGGACATGGGCCAGCTCGTGGGCCATGACTCCTTCCAGCTCCTCGGCAGAGAGGATACGCATGATCCCCTCGGTGGCGGCGACGGCGGCATTTTGCGGATTGCGGCCGGTGGCGAAGGCGTTGGGACTCTCCGAAGGGATGATGTAGACCTTGGGCATGGGCATCCCGGCGCGCTCGGCCAGGCCCTTGACCATGCGGTAGAAAGTCGGGCTTTCGTTCTCGGAAACCTCCTTGGCCTTGTACATCTTCAGCACGATCTTGTCCGAATACCAGTAGCTGAAGAAGTTCATCCCCCCGGCCAGAAGCAGGGCGATGACCATCCCCCCCTGACCGCCGATGGCGTTGCCCATGGCGACCATGAGCAGGGTGAGACAGGTGAGAAAAAAGGTAATTTTCAAAGTGTTCATGATTGGATTCCTCCGTACC
This DNA window, taken from Desulfuromonas acetexigens, encodes the following:
- a CDS encoding ATP-binding protein, encoding MKKIVVIGLSLMLFCFITGGIYIVKSIFDVTNKLEKVISFQRVEILRDNLVHHIKSAQSDLLLQGSPHQSETDATVQYTSEIETVSNLCLDCHHSFDVTFLLKNLKEDIQEYLALISRTLTIQGNPQLLAQARTEAFANGERLLDQVTSLSIASAHKISSRIDKIREDINKTNNFLIACIILGPIPILFLVFFLFQRFKGSIDILVTSTSELGKGDLNYRIDKPLKDEFAILAESFNSMAASLSIEREKFTSANTLYQTLFESAGDSIMITSLENGSTGQIISANRAACEMYGYSVDELLGMKIFSLSPEKEIEEVIAKIKTVLTGEWVRSRLKRRRKDGTLFWADTSFGLLHLGQKKFLLSFCKDISESLRAEEEQQRANQMALVGQMAAGLAHEIKNPLAGIKVGLDVLKGDLDLKAEDREVFARVINEVARMERLLRVLLNYARPPEPQFDLVDLNVLLDNSIRNAEMSVLQDPAKKIIFKKDFLPNLPLVNADSTQLQQVFLNILLNAADAIEGEGVVTTVTRTDGDDAVLIELLDTGHGIDGATLEKIFNPFFTTKRKGTGLGLSICKRLVEQQHGTIEATSRVGAGTRFIIRIPTAQNKGNVSHG
- a CDS encoding sigma-54-dependent transcriptional regulator, whose product is MGSKGRIFLVDDDELIISMLSRALQKEGYETSLLNSSEQAVEKIRAWQPHALLLDVDLGGGPSGLDLLEMLQAEGVDFPIVMLTADDSAESAVRAMRHGAADYLNKPFNIEEVKIVLEKLLANSRLKNEVRYLKESTAATLGRMFIGESPVTQNVLKTTRKMVEAGVQSILITGKSGSGKEVLARNIHYWRFGSQKDFESIPYIAVNCTALPESLIEGELFGHAKGAFTDAKADKKGVFELAEGGTLLLDEIGDMRLDLQGKLLRVLEERTVRRIGGQVDLPIDVTIIACTNRDLKKAVEDGIFREDLYYRLNSFAIQLPTLSQRGEDILLLTRHFLEKFAQKYSKKPIQNISKDAEKLLREYPWPGNVRELRNVIERCVVLENTDTLSADQLPLDIGGKESSRGERRKRFHIVLPEEGISLEVVERELMRLALERTNGNMTKSAKLLQVSYDTFRYQAKKYDLT
- a CDS encoding methyl-accepting chemotaxis protein, with translation MKIFGKLMLAFGGIALICTLVGATGLLSLQKINRQLSDIAEVHLPAIDSLRTIMEAQNAIRSVERTILLPTLGLEARLTELGNLEKNWDLAKQGMERFETIPKSPEIAALWQEARESWERWALQHTRLVNLVVLVKDDQVQRLESEFNNHWHDYDLWKIELERSVYRGLPFTGELDPEKTGLGQWLHAASPKTPEFAEALPDLTESHHQIHQKAARIIDALRAGNIATARNLFEKEFIPQDDEIREILDYLRIILQSNIALIDSAADIGFGKDQVAFQETSAALEALANHYRTQSEEAQRSADGIVLAGSITVLLALLFGGLFALVCGYLIARSVARPLREASQMLLDMEQGCMSRQLQMQRRDEIGLMAQAMNSMIRSMQRFLGVIQKTVSGVKTNAADLQKVSAIISQGTSRQNREGSLALAAVEEMEQIAVDLSHKVESLTGSLNSSSSSAHEMASSICDGSEMANRLSQEVESITTALQQMKSSMGEIAQVLKDFSGSSQQFAVVANELALSGESVGLLAVESTTLADSVSALATNKGGPALKRMMEISRSNRETVSAYGQRVTRLGEKSKNIGQVLEVIRNMSEQTNLLALNAAIIAAQAGENGRGFAVVAEEIRDLSENTKASIEQIEDLIEAVQSEVKSTIDSITKIHAGADSSIDAAREADAILKQVIDCSSQSLEKARQIAEAANIQVERNRNMHQEADRQAKQIKKIEHTVDEQNRGAEAVIQAAEEVRGISLQLRNSTREQAKSSAVISRALSETHEFSEGIRLAAETMEKSAGQVVVSLASISDVAAENLGSAQSLEKVMVRLHDLTEEIVPEVARYRLPEKMDN
- the selA gene encoding L-seryl-tRNA(Sec) selenium transferase; translation: MTDKNLLLRQLPAVDRILSAPAMQSLAATCPHVLLLEAAQETVADLRRAILDGGATTELTIDAVAEQAARRAENKQEPSLRPVINATGTLLHTNLGRAPLSAAALAAITAISRSYSNLELDLTTGKRGHRFSHVEELLCRLTGAEAAAVVNNNAGAVLLALTALAKGKEAIVSRGEMIEIGGAFRIPEVMEAGGVRLREVGTTNKTHLKDYAGAINEETGLLLKVHTSNYRIVGFTEEVPAAAMVELAHGHGLPVMEDLGSGMLMDLTPFGLPREPTVREAVAAGIDVVTFSGDKLLGGPQAGILVGTRAAIDKIRHHPLARALRIDKLTLAALEATLASYLDERRALTELPVLRMLNMSAAEVEERSRAFAEKLGAALGAAAEIAVIEEPSAIGGGALPLTELPGFAVALTPQGVSVDLLALRLRQGKPPVVGRVQDNRLLLNLRTILPDEEPHLIDALRAALLY
- the htpX gene encoding zinc metalloprotease HtpX, coding for MNTLKITFFLTCLTLLMVAMGNAIGGQGGMVIALLLAGGMNFFSYWYSDKIVLKMYKAKEVSENESPTFYRMVKGLAERAGMPMPKVYIIPSESPNAFATGRNPQNAAVAATEGIMRILSAEELEGVMAHELAHVQNRDTLISTIAATFAGAIAMLGNMLQWAAIFGGGNSDDEEGGGSMLGGLAMAFIAPMAAMLIQMAVSRSREYLADASGAKICGNPLALASALNKLQLASQRVPMNEATPATSHMFIVNPLKGASLAKLFSTHPPMEERIARLQAMSGGRSV